Below is a genomic region from Flammeovirgaceae bacterium SG7u.111.
AATGGGCTAAGTACAACCAAAAGTGGCTCAAGAATTTCTTTCTTGTTGCATTTCAATGAGCCAAGTTCGTTGGCACAAACCATGAAGGCACTCACAGAAGTGTTGAACGAAAGTCTTTCGATGTCCTCCCCTATCTTCTTGATAGTTTTGTGGAGCACTTTCAACTCTTCTTTGGTAGCCTTTGCATCCGATACTTCGAACTCTCCTTTTTTATTTTCGAAAAGCCTCCAGAATTTCTTCAAGAACTTGGAAACACCTTCTATTCCATCGGTATTCCATGGCTTGGAATCTTCCAAAGGTCCGAGGAACATTTCGTACATACGCAAAGTATCCGCACCGTATTTCTCGATGATGGTATCAGGGTTCACCACGTTGTACTTCGACTTGGACATTTTTTCTACCACATGTCCACAGATATATTTTCCGCCTTCCAGTTCGAAAGTAGCATCAGCGTATTCTGGTCTCCACTTTTTGAAAGCTTCTATATCCAATACATCACTTTGCACAAAACTCACATCTACGTGCAAAGCTGAAGTTTCGTAGTTCTTTTTAAGTCCTGCCGAAACGAATTTATTTTCGTCTTTTACTTTATACACAAAATTGGACCTTCCCTGAATCATTCCTTGGTTTACCAACTTTTGGAAAGGCTCTTCGTGGGCAATGAAGCCCATGTCGTACAAGAACAAGTTCCAGAAACGCGAGTAGAGCAAGTGCCCTGTGGCGTGTTCCGTGCCGCCAATGTACAAATCCACAGAGTTCCAATATTCAGTTGCTTCTTTCGAAACAAATTCTTGGTCATTTTGCGCATCCATGTAACGCAAAAAGTACCAGCTAGAACCCGCCCAACCTGGCATGGTGGTAAGCTCGTAAGGGTATTCCCCTTGGTATTTCCAGTCGGTTGCCCTACCCAACGGAGGCTCGCCCGTTTCGGTAGGTTTATATTCGTTGATGGCGGGAAGCTCCAAAGGAAGCTCGCTTTTTTCCACCAAATAGGGAAGTTCATTTTTGAAATACACAGGAACAGGTTCGCCCCAGTAGCGTTGCCTACTGAACACCGCATCCCGCATTCTGAAATTTACTTTCTTCTTCCCTACCCCAAGCTCTTCTGCTTTTTTTATAGCAGCCCAAGAAGCTTCGCCAGTTCCTTCTCCGTATATTTTTTCGCCCATCAATCCATTCAAAAAGTCAGAATTGATCAATTTGCCGTCCTTGATTTCGGTTGGGTCGTCCAATTCTTCAGTGCCTTCTATCACCAATCGGATAGGCAAACCGAAGTGGTTGGCAAAGCGGAAATCTCTGTCATCTGAAGATGGTACAGCCATCACCACGCCTGTTCCGTAACCAGCCAATACATAGTCGGCAATCCAAAGCTGGACTTTCTCTTCGTTGATTGGGTTTACCACGTACGAACCAGTGAACACACCAGAAACTGTTTTCACATCTGCCATACGCTCCCTTTCCGAGCGATTTTTAGCCGAACTTACATATTCTTCAACCGCTGATTTTTGGTCTGGAGTAGTCAACTCAGCCACCAATTCGTGCTCAGGAGCAACTACTACGTAGGTAACGCCATAAATAGTATCGGGGCGAGTGGTGAAAGCCGTAAGCGTGATGTCGGTGCCATCTACTTTGAAGTCCAACTCACAACCGTGCGATTTTCCAATCCAGTTGCGCTGCATTTCTTTTAATGAATCTGACCAGTCTAGCTTGTCAAGGTTTTGCAACAACCTATCGGCAAAAGCGGTGATTCGCATCATCCACTGCCTCATTTTTTTGCGCTCCACAGGGTAACCTCCCCTTTCCGAGAAACCGTCTTTCACCTCGTCGTTGGCAAGCACAGTTCCCAACTTAGGGCACCAGTTCACCAAGGCTTCCGATACGAACGTTAAACGGTAGTTGAGCAACATCTCCAATTTTTCCTCCTCCGAGTAGGCATTCCACTGGTCGGCTGTGAACAAAGGCACGTCATCGTCGCAAGAAGCGTTTACGCTTGTGTTTCCGTGGCGTTCAAATATTTTGATAAGCTCGTCAATATGCTTCGCTTTGTTTTCCTCATTGGAATACCAAGCATTGAAAAGCTGCATAAAAATCCACTGTGTCCATTTGTAGAAGTCGGGCGAACTAGTTCTTACCTCACGAGACCAATCGAACGAAAAGCCAATTTTGGCTAATTGCTCTTTGAAAGTCTTGATGTTGATATCGGTAGTAATGGCAGGGTGCTGACCCGTATCTATGGCGTACTGCTCCGCTGGCAAGCCGAAGGCATCGAAGCCCATTGGGTGCAATACGTTGAACCCTTTCAGTTTTTTGAACCTAGTGACGATATCGGAAGCGATGTAGCCCAGCGGATGCCCCACGTGCAGCCCTGCACCCGATGGGTATGGGAACATGTCCAATACATAATATTTAGGTTTGTCAGAGGTGTTTTCAACTTTGTACAAGTCCTTCTCCGTCCAATACGATTGCCATTTGGGCTCGATTTCCCTATGGTTATACTCTGCCATTTCTCTTTATTTTTGACTATTGTGTTATTCGAAATTTCAAGGCTACAAAAGTAGCAGATTTGAAAGCAAAAGCTATTATTAATAGGAATCTAATTGGGTTTTATCCTTTCAGTGTCATCCCAAACTTGATTTGGAATCTCCCTCCCACGTCTTTGAAAAGTCTCCCAAATCAAAAAAGGAATTAAGTTTCCCAATTGGTGCATAGGCTAGAGACCTCGCATCTACGTGTGGAGTGACACAGTGTTTTCCAACTTACTCTTGCTCAAAACCCAACCCTAAACCAACCCCTTCCCATACATCTCCACTAACTTTTCCGCACAGCGTTCTCCGTCCATGGCGGCGGAAGCGATTCCCCCTGCGTAACCAGCTCCTTCTCCTGCAGGGAAAAGTCGTTTAGTTTGGACATGTTCGTAGGTTTCTCGGTCTCTTGGGATACGCACGGGGGAAGAAGTCCGGCTTTCTACGCCAACAATCTGGGCTTCGTTGCTCAAATACCCTCGCATTTTCCTACCAAAATCTTTGAATCCGTAGCGAAGGCGTTGGGTAAAATCGGGAGGAAGTACCTCGTTCATATCTGCCGAAGTAAGCCCTGGTTGGTAAGAGCTTTCCAAGAGGTTGGCAGAAACTTTTTTGTTTACAAAGTCTTCCAACAACTGAGCGGGAGCAGCTTGCGTTCCCCCTCCTATTTCACAGGCTTTTTGCTCCACGGCAGCTTGGAAATGCATCCCCGCTAAAGGTCCGAACTCGGCAAAAGCCTTAATGTCTTTTTCTTCCACAGGAACTACAATGCCCGAATTGGCATATTTGGAATCTCGCCTTGAAGGCGACATGCCGTTGACCACCACCTCGCCAGGGGCAGTTGCCGAAGGAACGATGAACCCACCTGGGCACATGCAGAAAG
It encodes:
- the leuS gene encoding leucine--tRNA ligase; its protein translation is MAEYNHREIEPKWQSYWTEKDLYKVENTSDKPKYYVLDMFPYPSGAGLHVGHPLGYIASDIVTRFKKLKGFNVLHPMGFDAFGLPAEQYAIDTGQHPAITTDINIKTFKEQLAKIGFSFDWSREVRTSSPDFYKWTQWIFMQLFNAWYSNEENKAKHIDELIKIFERHGNTSVNASCDDDVPLFTADQWNAYSEEEKLEMLLNYRLTFVSEALVNWCPKLGTVLANDEVKDGFSERGGYPVERKKMRQWMMRITAFADRLLQNLDKLDWSDSLKEMQRNWIGKSHGCELDFKVDGTDITLTAFTTRPDTIYGVTYVVVAPEHELVAELTTPDQKSAVEEYVSSAKNRSERERMADVKTVSGVFTGSYVVNPINEEKVQLWIADYVLAGYGTGVVMAVPSSDDRDFRFANHFGLPIRLVIEGTEELDDPTEIKDGKLINSDFLNGLMGEKIYGEGTGEASWAAIKKAEELGVGKKKVNFRMRDAVFSRQRYWGEPVPVYFKNELPYLVEKSELPLELPAINEYKPTETGEPPLGRATDWKYQGEYPYELTTMPGWAGSSWYFLRYMDAQNDQEFVSKEATEYWNSVDLYIGGTEHATGHLLYSRFWNLFLYDMGFIAHEEPFQKLVNQGMIQGRSNFVYKVKDENKFVSAGLKKNYETSALHVDVSFVQSDVLDIEAFKKWRPEYADATFELEGGKYICGHVVEKMSKSKYNVVNPDTIIEKYGADTLRMYEMFLGPLEDSKPWNTDGIEGVSKFLKKFWRLFENKKGEFEVSDAKATKEELKVLHKTIKKIGEDIERLSFNTSVSAFMVCANELGSLKCNKKEILEPLLVVLSPFAPHITEELWSQLGHTESITLALFPAFDESYLKEDAHEYPISINGKVRTKLSFGLDMSKEAIEKEVMANEVVQKWLDGKQPKKVIVVPKRIVNVVI